One Stigmatopora nigra isolate UIUO_SnigA chromosome 1, RoL_Snig_1.1, whole genome shotgun sequence DNA segment encodes these proteins:
- the ddx23 gene encoding putative ATP-dependent RNA helicase DDX23, with protein sequence MFSPGLRVSSPGISVSSHIPKPCMMAADSLDKKDVDSSGTKDREKKRSRSRERERKPSPTRKRRRSRDRNRSKSAERDRRIKDREKERDREKDRDRNRKDTNRRDKDRSRRSRSISPKSKDVKPRGEKEIKAEEEDDDKKKKEKVQPLSLEELLAKKKAEEEAEAKPKFLSKAEREAEALKRREQEIGEKRKVMDEERKKRRVFQDIGRKMLEDPQDRERRERRERIDRESNGNEEDDGRQKIREEKDKGKELQAIKERYLGGMKKRRRTRHLNDRKFVFEWDASEDTSVDYNPIYKEKHSVQLYGRGFIAGIDLKQQKREQSRFYGDLMEKRRTMEEKEQEETRLKKMRKKEAKQRWDDRHWSQKKLDEMTDRDWRIFREDYSITTKGGKIPNPIRNWKEYQLPAHILEVIDKCGYKDPTPIQRQAIPIGLQNRDIIGVAETGSGKTAAFLIPLLVWITTLPKIDRIEDSDQGPYAVILAPTRELAQQIEEETIKFGKPLGIRTVAVIGGISREDQGFRLRMGCEIVIATPGRLIDVLENRYLVLGRCTYVVLDEADRMIDMGFEPDVQKILEYIPVTNQKPDTEEAEDPEKMTLNFESGKHKYRQTVMFTATMPPAVERLARSYLRRAAVVYIGSAGKPHERVEQKVLLMSEGEKRKKLLEVLAHGFEPPIIIFVNQKKGCDVLAKSLEKMGYNACTLHGGKGQEQREFALSNLKAGAKDILVATDVAGRGIDIQDVSMVVNYDMAKNIEDYIHRIGRTGRAGKSGVAMTFLTKEDSAVFYDLKQAILESPVSTCPPELANHPDAQHKPGTILTKKRREETIFA encoded by the exons atgttctccccgggcctgcgtgtgtCTTCTCCGGGtatttcggtttcctcccacattccaaaaccatgcatg ATGGCAGCCGATTCATTGGATAAGAAAGATGTTGACTCCTCAGGGACCAAAGACAGAGAGAAGAAACGCAGCCGCTCACGGGAAAGAGAGCGAAAACCATCACCTACTCGCAAACGGCGGCGATCCCGTGATCGGAATCGCTCAAAATCTGCAGAGAG AGACCGCCGTATAAAAGACAGGGAAAAGGAACGTGACAGGGAAAAAGACAGAGACAGGAACCGTAAGGATACTAATCGGCGTGATAAAGACCGCAGTCGACGCTCCAG GAGTATTTCACCTAAATCGAAGGATGTCAAGCCAAGAGGTGAGAAGGAAATAAAAGCAGAGGAAGAAGatgatgacaaaaagaaaaaagaaaag GTGCAGCCGTTATCTTTGGAGGAACTCCTTGCAAAGAAAAAAGCGGAGGAAGAAGCAGAGGCAAAG CCAAAGTTCCTATCAAAAGCAGAGCGAGAAGCTGAAGCGTTAAAGCGGCGGGAGCAAGAGATCGGGGAGAAGAGGAAGGTGATGGATGAGGAAAGGAAGAAGAGAAGAGTTTTTCAAGACATTGGAAGAAAAATGCTTG AGGATCCACAGGATAGAGAGAGGCGGGAACGAAGAGAGCGGATTGACCGAGAGAGCAATGGAAACGAGGAGGATGATGGAAGACAAAAAATAAGAGAGGAAAAAGACAAAGGCAAAGAACTTCAGGCCATCAAG GAACGTTACTTGGGTGGAATGAAGAAACGCCGCCGAACGCGTCACCTGAATGACAGAAAATTTGTTTTTGAGTGGGATGCTTCTGAAGACACATCAGTTGACTACAACCCAAT ATACAAGGAAAAACATTCGGTACAGCTCTATGGACGTGGCTTCATCGCCGGAATAGACCTCAAACAACAGAAAAGAGAGCAGTCACGGTTCTATGGTGACCTGATGGAGAAAAGGCGCACAATGGAGGAAAAGGAGCAGGAAGA GACAAGACTAAAGAAGATGCGTAAAAAGGAAGCTAAGCAGCGCTGGGACGACCGGCACTGGTCTCAAAAGAAGCTGGATGAGATGACGGACAGAGACTGGAGAATCTTTCGTGAGGACTACAGCATCACCACAAAGGGAGGAAAGATTCCGAATCCCATCAGGAACTGGAAGGAGTACCAGCTGCCAGCACACATCCTTGAGGTCATCGACAAATGTGGCTACAAG GATCCAACTCCAATTCAAAGACAGGCTATCCCTATTGGCTTGCAGAACCGTGACATCATTGGTGTGGCTGAGACAGGCAGCGGTAAAACCGCTGCTTTCCTCATCCCTCTGCTCGTCTGGATCACCACCCTACCGAAAATTGACAG GATCGAGGATTCGGATCAGGGTCCTTACGCTGTCATCCTGGCCCCAACCCGTGAGTTGGCACAGCAGATTGAGGAAGAAACCATCAAGTTTGGTAAACCACTGGGTATCCGAACTGTGGCTGTTATTGGAGGAATCTCCAGAGAGGACCAGGGCTTCCGTCTAAGGATGGGCTGTGAG ATTGTTATCGCGACCCCTGGTCGTCTAATTGACGTACTGGAGAATCGCTACCTGGTCCTGGGCCGTTGCACCTATGTGGTCCTGGACGAAGCCGACCGTATGATCGATATGGGTTTTGAGCCAGACGTCCAAAAGATTCTGGAGTACATCCCAGTGACCAATCAGAAACCTGACACTGAAGAGGCCGAGGATCCGGAGAAAATGACGTTGAACTTTGAGTCCGGGAAACATAAGTACAGACAA ACGGTCATGTTCACAGCAACCATGCCTCCGGCTGTGGAGAGGCTGGCGAGGAGCTACCTGAGACGTGCTGCCGTGGTGTACATCGGGTCTGCAGGCAAACCTCACGAGAGAGTTGAACAGAAAGTGCTGCTAATGTCAGAGGGAGAGAAGAG GAAGAAGCTCCTGGAGGTGTTAGCACATGGTTTCGAGCCCCCCATCATTATCTTTGTGAACCAAAAGAAGGGATGCGATGTGCTGGCTAAGTCCTTGGAGAAAATGGGC TATAATGCTTGCACACTGCACGGGGGCAAAGGTCAGGAGCAGAGAGAGTTTGCCCTCTCCAACCTTAAGGCGGGTGCCAAAGACATTCTGGTGGCGACTGATGTGGCCGGTCGAGGTATCGACATCCAGGACGTGTCCATGGTCGTCAACTATGACATGGCTAAAAACATTGAGG ATTACATCCATCGTATTGGTCGTACCGGTCGTGCCGGTAAGAGTGGCGTGGCCATGACTTTCCTCACCAAGGAGGACTCGGCTGTCTTCTATGACTTGAAGCAGGCCATCCTCGAGAGCCCTGTGTCAACATGCCCCCCAGAGTTGGCTAACCACCCAGATGCTCAGCACAAACCTGGAACCATTTTGACCAAGAAGAGGCGAGAGGAGACAATATTTGCCTAA